The following are encoded together in the Cololabis saira isolate AMF1-May2022 chromosome 5, fColSai1.1, whole genome shotgun sequence genome:
- the bpgm gene encoding bisphosphoglycerate mutase isoform X1 codes for MFACIFFFFLCFNTCSFLLQEGPRMSKHRLFLLRHGEGAWNKENRFCSWVDQKLSEGGVKEAQDCGKLLKEQGYKFDLVFTSILSRSTHTAWLVLEALGQEWVPVIKSWRLNERHYGALIGLNRAEMALEHGEEKVKLWRRSYDVTPPPMEESHPYFQEIYNDRRYATCDVPKEKLPRSESLKDVLHRLLPYWDSNVVPEIKKGKTVLISAHGNSCRALLKHLEGISDEDIVSVTLPTGIPILLELDENLRPVKPRQLLGDQAKIQAAIKKVEDQGKVKPST; via the exons ATGTTTgcatgcattttcttttttttcctttgttttaacaCATGCAGCTTCCTGCTGCAAGAAGGACCTCGGATGTCCAAGCACAGACTGTTTCTGCTCAGGCATGGAGAAGGTGCCTGGAACAAGGAGAACCGTTTCTGCAGCTGGGTGGACCAGAAGCTGAGTGAGGGTGGGGTGAAGGAGGCCCAGGACTGCGGCAAGCTCCTGAAGGAGCAGGGCTACAAATTTGACTTGGTGTTCACCTCCATCCTCAGCCGCTCCACCCACACAGCATGGCTGGTGCTGGAGGCCCTGGGTCAGGAGTGGGTCCCCGTCATCAAGTCCTGGAGACTGAACGAGCGCCACTACGGGGCCCTCATTGGACTCAACAGGGCTGAGATGGCTCTCGAGCACGGCGAGGAGAAGGTGAAGTTGTGGAGAAGGAGCTACGATGTCACTCCACCTCCCATGGAGGAGTCCCACCCTTATTTCCAGGAGATCTACAACGATCGCAGATACGCTACTTGCGATGTGCCAAAGGAGAAACTTCCCCGATCTGAGAGCCTGAAGGATGTGTTGCACAGGCTGCTGCCATACTGGGACAGCAATGTCGTCCCAGAGATAAAGAAGGGCAAGACTGTGCTCATTTCTGCTCATGGAAACAGCTGCAGGGCGCTGCTGAAACACCTGGAAG GCATATCAGATGAGGACATTGTCAGTGTGACTTTACCTACTGGGATACCCATTCTGCTTGAACTGGATGAAAACCTCCGACCTGTGAAACCTCGACAGCTGCTTGGAGACCAGGCGAAGATTCAGGCAGCCATTAAAAAAGTGGAGGACCAGGGAAAAGTAAAACCATCAACTTGA
- the LOC133444851 gene encoding ciliary microtubule associated protein 1B-like, which translates to MKKLVREVLVHWVICCQYKHGPTKPKAPMFSFGQRFWKENTNCSPGPRYLIPSNITRHGHSCAPAFSMHSRPEERQMVKTPGPCHYSPEHSAKVKFPSAPAYSLTGRRNLDSNNGVPGKKQLQLPPIFGSKTVTTPSAPSYTMASRLKTGSFYEDLQKTPGPAVYEAVDPYISRQKPPQYSMIGRHFPPLDSTKKPYYPERVSFTSPTAPSFTFGLRHSQYILPISQ; encoded by the exons ATGAAGAAGCTGGTgcgtgaggtgcttgtgcactgggTGATCTGCT GTCAATACAAACATGGCCCCACCAAACCGAAAGCACCGATGTTCTCTTTCGGACAACGTTTTTGGAAGGAAAATACTaactgctctccaggaccaAGATATTTGATTCCTTCCAACATTACAAGACATGGCCACAGTTGTGCACCTGCATTTTCCATGCACAGCCGTCCAGAAGAACGCCAAATGGTCAAGACCCCTGGACCAT GCCACTACTCCCCAGAGCATTCAGCGAAAGTGAAATTTCCTTCAGCTCCTGCATATTCTCTAACTGGGAGGCGCAACCTGGACAGTAATAATGGCGTCCCAGGTAAGAAGCA GTTACAGCTGCCCCCTATCTTTGGGTCTAAAACTGTAACCACACCTTCAGCACCCAGCTATACAATGGCCAGTCGCCTTAAAACTGGGAGCTTCTATGAGGACCTGCAGAAG ACCCCAGGCCCAGCTGTTTATGAAGCTGTGGACCCGTACATTTCTAGGCAGAAACCTCCACAGTACAGCATGATAGGGAGACATTTTCCTCCTCTAGACTCCACAAAGAAACCATACTATCCTGAGCGT GTAAGCTTCACAAGCCCAACAGCTCCAAGCTTTACATTTGGACTGCGTCATTCTCAGTACATATTACCAATTTCCCAATAG
- the bpgm gene encoding bisphosphoglycerate mutase isoform X2, giving the protein MSKHRLFLLRHGEGAWNKENRFCSWVDQKLSEGGVKEAQDCGKLLKEQGYKFDLVFTSILSRSTHTAWLVLEALGQEWVPVIKSWRLNERHYGALIGLNRAEMALEHGEEKVKLWRRSYDVTPPPMEESHPYFQEIYNDRRYATCDVPKEKLPRSESLKDVLHRLLPYWDSNVVPEIKKGKTVLISAHGNSCRALLKHLEGISDEDIVSVTLPTGIPILLELDENLRPVKPRQLLGDQAKIQAAIKKVEDQGKVKPST; this is encoded by the exons ATGTCCAAGCACAGACTGTTTCTGCTCAGGCATGGAGAAGGTGCCTGGAACAAGGAGAACCGTTTCTGCAGCTGGGTGGACCAGAAGCTGAGTGAGGGTGGGGTGAAGGAGGCCCAGGACTGCGGCAAGCTCCTGAAGGAGCAGGGCTACAAATTTGACTTGGTGTTCACCTCCATCCTCAGCCGCTCCACCCACACAGCATGGCTGGTGCTGGAGGCCCTGGGTCAGGAGTGGGTCCCCGTCATCAAGTCCTGGAGACTGAACGAGCGCCACTACGGGGCCCTCATTGGACTCAACAGGGCTGAGATGGCTCTCGAGCACGGCGAGGAGAAGGTGAAGTTGTGGAGAAGGAGCTACGATGTCACTCCACCTCCCATGGAGGAGTCCCACCCTTATTTCCAGGAGATCTACAACGATCGCAGATACGCTACTTGCGATGTGCCAAAGGAGAAACTTCCCCGATCTGAGAGCCTGAAGGATGTGTTGCACAGGCTGCTGCCATACTGGGACAGCAATGTCGTCCCAGAGATAAAGAAGGGCAAGACTGTGCTCATTTCTGCTCATGGAAACAGCTGCAGGGCGCTGCTGAAACACCTGGAAG GCATATCAGATGAGGACATTGTCAGTGTGACTTTACCTACTGGGATACCCATTCTGCTTGAACTGGATGAAAACCTCCGACCTGTGAAACCTCGACAGCTGCTTGGAGACCAGGCGAAGATTCAGGCAGCCATTAAAAAAGTGGAGGACCAGGGAAAAGTAAAACCATCAACTTGA